Part of the Flavobacterium alkalisoli genome is shown below.
AGCGGAAGATTTTCTATCTGGTGTTTAAAGAGTGCTTGCGACAGGCTTTGATGGGAAAGATAGTTTTCCATGAGTCCGCAAAATTTCTTTTCGGTCTCTTCAAAATAGGGTTCGTTTATAAAAAGGGTGTCGTCGGCATCAAAGGCAATTACTTTTAAAGATTTCATGGCTTTACAAATGGTTTTCTACAAATTTAAAGATTTAGCTTAAACCTTACATTGAATAATAAAGCCATTCTCAATTTTATGCACCATTATACAAATGCCTTAATAAAACTTATCGTATCTGTACAAGCTCAAACAGCCCCGGGTAATCTACAACAAAACCATCCTTATCTACCTCAATATCTGCCGTAAAGCCTTTCAGGTTATCAAAGCGGTAAAGCTGCTCGTCCAACCTGGTATATTTTTGCCTTTCCCTTCTTGCCTCATTAGCCAGTATATCTACATAAATAAGGCTAATCTCTTTGCTTTCGCCTTTCAGTAAATGTAAATTATTTACCGGAAGCGTGTTTGTTAACGGAGTTAGCGATATATCAATATAGTTACAGCCCTCAAAGTAAAAATGAGGCAGGTTCTTTTTGCATTTCCAGTGTTCGTTATCATCTAAACCAAGGGAATATTTATAGGTCTTATCAGCCACATTAGCCGATATCTCAAACGACCTTACTTCCCAGTTATTGTTAAGTGTTAACCAGTATTCTGCATAAACAGGTTTTCTTTTAACCCAACCTTCAATTTCAGAATGTACCGAGATAGTGGTATCACGGTAATTTACGGCACAATGTTCGTCTGTGTCGTTTTTTATTCCCTTCCATAAAATACTCAACTGCATATCCGTGAAAATTAAAAGCGGTTTAAGCTTGAGCCAAAACCGCATCTAATTTACTATTTTATCAGCAATTAATCATTAATAATGAGACATTTAACGCCTTGCCTTTAGTACACCCACTGTACTACCCGATTCGTTAACCAAAGCACCCACCATTACCTATATAAAGGTTGGTTTTATCATTATCGGTAAGCATCATTTTATATCCCGATCTGTTTGATCTAACGAGTCTGGCCACTAAATATACCTTATCTCTTTCCACCTGAACCAGGTTACCTTTTACCGTAAGGTAATATTTGCCCTTAGGATCATCACGAAAGTAAGCGTCACTCGCTATGTTCTTATCATATTGTGCACTTTGCTGTATCCTTTCCTCACGAGTCAGGTTTCTCTCTACTAAAACCTGTTTCGGTTGGGTTACCTCTTTTGGTTTTTCGGCTATTACTACAGGTTTTGGTTTTTCCGGCTGGGTTTGCACTACGGGTTGTGCAGCAATAGCAGTCCCTCCTCCTGCCCTATTCATCCTGCCGCAATGGCAATAAGCCTGTCGCTTTTAGGCGGATGAGAATGCGACCCCTTAATACTGGCTATGGTACCCATTACTGCCTGTGCATCGGCAAGAGTGGCTCCCAACCTGCCCAATACAAAACCGGAAAACTCATCGGCATCCAGCTCGGTTTGTGGCCTGCTGCCCACATTGTCCAGCGTATGCCCGTTAAGGTGGTGGCCTATTTCATGTGCCAGTATACTTATGGCTGCCCAGTCACTACCCGTTACCGAGTTGATGTTAGCCATAAACTTTGGGTTATATAATATATAGCGTTTGCCTTTTAAAATAACGGCAGCTGCATTAGGTACATTTGCAGCACGCAATTCAAAATTAGCTTTAAGGCCAATTACCGACATAATATTTTTTACTGCCGACTCTGCCGAGGCTTCGGGTTTATAGGCATGGATATCACCCGTAACAGCTTCTCCGTAATAACTGCACATTTGGGTATATTTTGCCGAAGCAAATACCTTTTGTGCACTAACTCCGGCCGTACTGCATAGGGCAAAACTTAATAGAAAGGCTTTTAAAATCTTCATTTGGCTTAGGAGAATAAATTTGACATTTGGTTTTATATAACATAATACTAACGGAATAAATTAAAGGGTTAGTATACTTTTTAACACCCTTACTAACTATAACGTTATTTGTTAAATAACTGTTAACAGCAAATTTAAACAAACGTTTAATTTAAACAAACGTTTAACTTTGCAGAGAATTTTGAATTCTATATCATGACAGAATACAATGATAAGCAGTTAGAGATACTCAAAGCAGCAGAGATACTGTTTGCCAGCGAGGGCTTTGACGGCACTTCTATAAGAAGTATAGCTAAGGCTGCTAAGGTTAATATTGCAATGATCTCTTATTATTTCGGTTCAAAAGAAAAAATGCTGGAAGCTCTTATTATATACCGTACATCGGATATGAGAATGCAGCTTGACATCATTTCTAAGGAAGATCTTACTCCTTCCGAAAAAGTAGACCGACTTATAGACCTTTACATTTCCCGTATTAATAAGAACAAGTGTATGTACCAGATACTGCACTTTGAGCTTTCCACCAAAAAAAGAATAATGGACATGAAGGCATTTACCGATGTAAAACGCCAGAATATGGAAGCCTTTACCAAAATTATTAATGAAGGGCAGGAACAGGGAATATTTAGAAAAGATGTAAATATTAATCTTATACCCCCTACTATTATGGGTACACTGGTACATTTCCAGATGAACAGGCCTTTCTTTGAGGCTCACTTAGGAATCAGTACCGATGAGGCTTACGAAAACTATATAGAAAACGAGTTAACAATTCACATTAAACAAACCATTAAAGCACTTTTAGTTCATGAAAACTAGATATTTACTGCTGGCCGGGGCGTTATTTCTTTCCGGCATTACTGCAATGCAGGCTCAGGAGAAAAAGTCGCTTACCCTTGATGAGGCCATAGGTCTGGCAGTTACAAAAAGTAATGAGGCGACACTTGCCGATACTAAGGTTTCCACTTCAAAGTATGAAATGGAAAGCGTAAAGAATAATATTTATCCTGAAGTTAAACTTTCAGGGCAATACCAAAGGCTTACAGATCCTAACATTACTCTTAAAATCCCTACAGGAGACAGTAATGACGGAGAAACGGCTTCAGGCTCACCAAAAGTAGACCAGCTTATGTTAGGTATGGCAACTGTGGGTATGCCTTTGTTTTCGGGCTTTAAGCTTAAAAATAGCATAGAGGCTTCAACCGATGCTTATAATGCTGAAAGCTTTAATGCAGCGCATACTAAAGAACAAATTGCAATGCAAACCATTGTATTGTATGTTAACCTTTATAAAGCTCAGGAATCTATAAGCCTTATACAGGAAAACCTGAAAAGCGCTAACCAACGTGTTACTGACTTTACAGCTATGGAGCAAAATGGCATTATTGCCCGTAACGACCTGCTTAAAGCACAGTTACAGGCATCTAACATTGAGCTTTCTCTTGAAGATGCTAAGAAAAGAGCTTCTACCATTAACTACCAGCTGGTAACATTACTAAAGCTTCAGGAAGGTACACAGCTGGAACCAAACTCTTCTTATTTTGAAGAAGCTTCTGAATTAAACACTGCTATTACAGAACAGGATGCCATAAATCAGAGGAATGACCTTGAGCTTTAAGATGGCAGCAAAAAGCCAGCGAAGCCAACATGAAGGTTGCCAAAGCTGACTACTACCCTACAGTAACACTTTTAGGTGGTTATGCAGCTATTGATATTAAAAACGTATTTCAGGTAACCAATGCAATTAATTTTGGTGTAGGTGTTTCTTATGACATTTCTAATCTGTTTAAAAACGGTAAGCACGTTAAAACTGCTGCCAGCCGTGCAGAAGCTACAAGACAGGAAGTGGAAATACTTACCGACAGAATTAAGGTTCAGGTACAGGATGCCCTTGAAAACTATAACCTTGCCATTAAACAAAACAGGGTTTATACACAAGCCGTTGCCCAGGCGGACGAAAATTACCGTATAGTAAAAGATAAATATGATAACGGCCTTAGCGATACAAACGACCTTTTAGAGGCAGATGTTCAACAGCTACAGGCAAAATTAAACGAAACATTCTCTAAAGCAGATATTACTCAGCGTTACTATGAGCTGCTGAATGTTTCAGGAAAATTAACTAACTCTTTCAATCTTACTCAAACAAAATAATCCTCCATCATGGAAAAAAAGAAAACAAATAAAAAGTTCCTTTTCATACTTATAGCACTTGTAGCTGTTGGCGGAACTTATGGTACATACAAATACCTTCACTCGTTAGCTCATGAAACTACTGATGATGCACAGATAGAAAAAAACATGAGCCCTATTATACCTCGTGTTACCGGATACATTACTAAAGTATATGTAAAAGACAATGACTTTGTAAAAAAAGGCGATACGCTTTTTGTTATAGACGATAAAGATTATGTAGTAAGGGTTGAAGAAGCTAAAGCTGCACTTGCCGCTGCCGAAGGTAGTTTTGCAGTTGCTAAAGCCGATGTAGGAAGCGCTGTTGCTAACGTATCGGTTTCTGAGGCCTAACGTACAGTCTACAAAAGGAAACATAGAAGCTGCTAAAGTAAGGCTTTGGAGAGCCACCAACGACTTTGAGCGTTACGAAAACTTATATAAAAATCACTCCATAACTAAACAACAATTTGAGCAGGCGCAAGCCGCAAAGCAAGAGGCTGAAGCACAGTTAAACGTGTTACAGCAACAACAGGCAGCCAGCAACTACCAAAAAAATGCGATTATCTCGAAATCGAATGTGTCCAACAAACAAACGGAAGTTGCTGCTGCTAACATTGAGAAGGCCAAAGCCGCTCTTGATGCTGCAAAACTTAATTTGGATTACACTGTAGTTACCGCTTCTGTAGACGGACAGGTTTCTACTATCGATTTACAGCCGGGACAGCTAGTAGCTCCGGGACAAGCCCTGTTTTACGTTATAAATAACGAGACATGGGTAGTGGCTAACTTTAAGGAAACTCAGCTTAACAAAATGACCGAAGGTCAAAAAGTAGTTGTGAAAGTAGATGCTTATCCTGATACCGAGTTTGAAGGTGTATTAACATCTTTCTCTCCTGCTACAGGGTCTCGTTTCTCTTTACTTCCTCCTGATAATGCTACAGGTAACTTTGTTAAGACAGTACAAAGGCTACCGGTAAAAATAAGCTTAACTGAAAATAACGATAAAGAAAAAGTAAAACTACTTCGTCGGGTATGAACGTAGAAGTAGATGTACATATAAAATAATATGGCAGCAACAGTAACACAGGATGACAGCCTGGTAGAATATGGCTTTAGGCGGGTAATTATTACCATTACCGCGGTACTGTGTGCCCTGCTTGAAATTGTAGATACACAATTGTAAACGTAGCATTAAACCAAATGCGCGGTACACTGGGTGCAACCCTTACCGACATTGCGTGGGTAATTACTGCCTATGCTATTGCTAATGTTATTATTATACCAATGACAAGCTGGCTGTCTCAGCAGTTTGGACGACGAAATTATTTTGCCGTATCTATTATAGTATTTACCGTAGCTTCGTTTTTATGTGGTAATGCCACTAATATATGGGAGCTTGTATTCTTTAGGTTCATACAAGGTATGGGTGGTGGTGCTCTGCTGGTAACAGCACAAACTATTATTACCGAGAGTTACCCGGCCGAAAAAAGAGGTATGGCACAGGCCATATATGGTATGGGTGTAATTGTAGGACCTACATTGGGTCCGCCGCTTGGTGGTTATATTGTAGATCACTATCACTGGGGATGGATATTTTATATAAACGTTCCGTTAGGTATTATCGCTACCCTTCTTACACTTATGTATGTAAAGAGCCCTAAATATGGCGAAAAGCTTAAACCTAATCAGGTAGACTGGTGGGGTATTGTTTTCCTGGCCTCGTTTATCGGTTCGCTACAATATGTGCTGGAACACGGACAGCAGGATGACTGGTTTGCCGATCCAACCATTATAATGCTGAGTATTATATCTGTATTTGGATTACTGGCATTTATATGGCGGGAAATGACCTACCAATACCCTATTGTAAACCTAAGCGTCCTCAAGGACAGTAACCTGCGTATAGGTACTATAATGTGTTTTATACTTGGTTTCGGTTTATATGGTTCAACATTTATCGTCCCTATATATACACAGTCGGTTTTAGGGTGGACAGCTCTTGAAACGGGATTATTATTAATACCCAGTTCATTAACAACAGCCTTCATGATGCCTATAATAGGTAGGTTAATACAAAAGGAGTACCACAAACCTATATGGTTGCCGTTGGTTTCCTTGTGTTCTTCTTCTTTACCTTCTGGATGCATAACATCATTACTAATGATACGGGAGAAGAACACATGTTCTGGCCACTTATTATGCGAGGTATGGGACTTGGATTACTATTTGTACCTATTACCACACTATCACTTTCTACCTAAAAGGTAAAGGTATTGGTGAGGGAGCAGCATTTACAGGTATGATGCGCCAGCTAGGTGGTTCTTTTGTATCGCCATCATTACCACTTTTTTTCAAGATTTGGCCAACAGCACAGGGTAGATTTAATATCTCACCTTGATAAAGCAAGCTTTGCGGTACAGCAACGTGTAGAAGGATTAAAACACAGCTTTATGGGCAAAGGTTTCTCTGAAAGTGAATCGTTAGCTAAGGCATATCAGATACTTGACTTTAACGTAACTAAGCAGGCAACCATACTATCTTATATGGATGTATTTATGTACCTGGGTATACTATTCTTATTATGTATACCGTTTATACTGCTTGTTAAACGCGGAAAAGGTAAAGTAGATATGAGTGAGGCAATGCATTAAAATTGTTTTTGGTTATTTAATATAGTAACATTAGGCTTTTGCCAAAGTGTTCAAACAAAAAAACTCCGAAGT
Proteins encoded:
- a CDS encoding putative glycolipid-binding domain-containing protein, whose product is MQLSILWKGIKNDTDEHCAVNYRDTTISVHSEIEGWVKRKPVYAEYWLTLNNNWEVRSFEISANVADKTYKYSLGLDDNEHWKCKKNLPHFYFEGCNYIDISLTPLTNTLPVNNLHLLKGESKEISLIYVDILANEARRERQKYTRLDEQLYRFDNLKGFTADIEVDKDGFVVDYPGLFELVQIR
- a CDS encoding M48 family metalloprotease; the encoded protein is MKILKAFLLSFALCSTAGVSAQKVFASAKYTQMCSYYGEAVTGDIHAYKPEASAESAVKNIMSVIGLKANFELRAANVPNAAAVILKGKRYILYNPKFMANINSVTGSDWAAISILAHEIGHHLNGHTLDNVGSRPQTELDADEFSGFVLGRLGATLADAQAVMGTIASIKGSHSHPPKSDRLIAIAAG
- a CDS encoding TetR/AcrR family transcriptional regulator, with the protein product MTEYNDKQLEILKAAEILFASEGFDGTSIRSIAKAAKVNIAMISYYFGSKEKMLEALIIYRTSDMRMQLDIISKEDLTPSEKVDRLIDLYISRINKNKCMYQILHFELSTKKRIMDMKAFTDVKRQNMEAFTKIINEGQEQGIFRKDVNINLIPPTIMGTLVHFQMNRPFFEAHLGISTDEAYENYIENELTIHIKQTIKALLVHEN
- a CDS encoding TolC family protein, with the protein product MKTRYLLLAGALFLSGITAMQAQEKKSLTLDEAIGLAVTKSNEATLADTKVSTSKYEMESVKNNIYPEVKLSGQYQRLTDPNITLKIPTGDSNDGETASGSPKVDQLMLGMATVGMPLFSGFKLKNSIEASTDAYNAESFNAAHTKEQIAMQTIVLYVNLYKAQESISLIQENLKSANQRVTDFTAMEQNGIIARNDLLKAQLQASNIELSLEDAKKRASTINYQLVTLLKLQEGTQLEPNSSYFEEASELNTAITEQDAINQRNDLEL
- a CDS encoding TolC family protein, translated to MKVAKADYYPTVTLLGGYAAIDIKNVFQVTNAINFGVGVSYDISNLFKNGKHVKTAASRAEATRQEVEILTDRIKVQVQDALENYNLAIKQNRVYTQAVAQADENYRIVKDKYDNGLSDTNDLLEADVQQLQAKLNETFSKADITQRYYELLNVSGKLTNSFNLTQTK